A DNA window from Equus quagga isolate Etosha38 chromosome 21, UCLA_HA_Equagga_1.0, whole genome shotgun sequence contains the following coding sequences:
- the SMIM34 gene encoding LOW QUALITY PROTEIN: small integral membrane protein 34 (The sequence of the model RefSeq protein was modified relative to this genomic sequence to represent the inferred CDS: inserted 1 base in 1 codon) yields the protein MLGLIQTSLFLSDQVDSPGGPIQTQTSTVLGXLLKAHMEGNNSTNSTRALNLPDGTSAAWYILTIIGIYGVIFLFQLASDILRKNDKCLEDMHYSNLTSELKKKGLQSKVAKCSTLTISNRAVLPPSQPSVGPERGNSGPQTELQGTPESQDRQASTGANFLAGEQLWIYREH from the exons ATGCTGGGTCTCATCCAGACCTCTCTATTTCTCAGTGATCAAGTGGACTCTCCGGGAGGCCCCATCCAGACCCAGACCAGCACTGTCCTGG ACCTGCTGAAGGCCCACATGGAGGGGAACAACAGCACCAACTCCACCAGGGCCCTGAACCTTCCAGATGGGACCAGCGCTGCCTGGTACATCCTCACCATCATTGGCATCTACGGAGTGATTTTCCTCTTCCAGTTGGCCAGCGACATCCTCAGAAAGAATGATAAGTGCTTGGAAGATATGCATTACTCAAATTTGACCTCTGAACTCAAAAAGAAAGGGCTCCAGAGCAAGGTGGCCAAATGCTCCACACTGACCATTAGCAACAGAGCTGTCCTGCCGCCCAGCCAGCCCAGTGTGGGGCCAGAGCGTGGAAATAGCGGGCCCCAAACCGAACTCCAAGGGACCCCTGAAAGTCAAGACAGGCAGGCCTCTACAGGGGCCAACTTTCTTGCCGGGGAACAGCTTTGGATTTATCGGGAACATTGA